In Exiguobacterium sibiricum 7-3, a genomic segment contains:
- the htpG gene encoding molecular chaperone HtpG — protein sequence METKQFKAESKRLLEMMIHSIYTHKEIFLRELISNASDAMDKIYYKALTDETITFDKEAYKITIEPNKETRQLILRDTGIGMTKDELEENLGTIAKSGSLAFKAENESKDGHDIIGQFGVGFYSAFMVADTVTVVTKPFGSDVAYKWESRGVDGYTIEEVEKETVGTDITLHIKANEEDENYDEYLEPSRLRSIVKKYSDFIRYPIEMAETEQRPVDGSDETETVTVMKTVNSMVPIWRKNKRELTDEDYRNFYQEKRYGFDAPIKHIHISADGAVRYQSILFIPEQPSFDYYSKEFEKGLELYANGVLIMEKCSDLLPDHFSFVKGMVDSEDLSLNISREMLQHDRQLKLIAKNIQSKIKTQLEALLRDDREKYETFYQAFGRQLKFGIYNDYGMQKDTVKDLVLFHSAKEKKLVTLEEYVAAMPEEQKYIYYASGESTDRLDKLPQSELVKDKGFDILYFTEEIDEFAIQMLLNYDGKEFKSVTSSDLGIEQTEQAETTETQVEMFKAMQEVLAGKVKEVKASTRLKSHPVCFATDGAVSIEMEKILKAMPNNQDIAAVKILELNTSHDVFQAIETAYAEDRPKFERYTKLMYQQALLMEGLPIEDPVAFANEVCALMV from the coding sequence ATGGAAACGAAACAATTCAAAGCAGAATCAAAACGATTGCTCGAAATGATGATTCATTCCATCTACACACATAAGGAAATCTTTTTACGTGAGTTGATTTCGAACGCCAGTGACGCCATGGATAAGATTTACTACAAAGCGTTGACGGACGAGACGATTACGTTCGACAAAGAAGCCTACAAAATTACGATTGAACCAAATAAAGAAACACGCCAGCTGATTCTACGGGATACGGGAATCGGGATGACAAAGGACGAGCTGGAAGAAAACCTTGGAACCATCGCGAAAAGCGGATCGCTCGCTTTTAAAGCAGAAAATGAATCAAAGGACGGTCATGACATCATCGGACAATTCGGTGTCGGTTTCTATTCCGCGTTTATGGTCGCCGACACCGTGACAGTCGTGACGAAACCGTTCGGCAGTGACGTCGCCTACAAGTGGGAGTCGCGCGGAGTCGACGGCTATACGATTGAAGAGGTTGAAAAAGAGACGGTCGGAACAGACATCACCCTTCACATCAAAGCAAACGAAGAGGACGAGAACTACGATGAGTACTTAGAACCGTCTCGTCTCCGGAGTATCGTCAAGAAATACTCGGACTTCATCCGGTATCCGATTGAGATGGCGGAAACAGAACAGCGTCCGGTTGACGGATCAGACGAAACAGAGACGGTCACGGTCATGAAAACGGTCAATAGCATGGTGCCGATCTGGCGGAAAAATAAGCGGGAGCTGACGGATGAAGATTACCGTAACTTCTACCAGGAGAAACGTTACGGATTCGATGCACCGATCAAACACATTCACATCAGTGCCGACGGAGCCGTCCGCTACCAGTCGATCCTGTTTATTCCGGAGCAACCGTCGTTTGATTATTATTCAAAAGAGTTCGAGAAAGGACTTGAACTGTATGCGAACGGTGTATTGATCATGGAAAAATGCAGTGATCTGCTACCGGATCATTTCAGCTTCGTCAAAGGAATGGTTGATTCAGAAGACTTGTCGCTCAACATCTCGCGTGAAATGCTGCAACACGACCGCCAGTTGAAATTGATTGCGAAGAATATTCAAAGCAAAATCAAGACACAGCTGGAAGCATTACTGCGTGACGACCGGGAAAAATACGAGACGTTTTACCAAGCGTTTGGCCGTCAATTAAAGTTCGGCATCTACAACGATTACGGCATGCAAAAAGATACGGTAAAAGATCTTGTTCTGTTCCATTCGGCAAAAGAGAAAAAACTAGTGACACTCGAAGAGTACGTCGCTGCCATGCCGGAAGAGCAGAAATACATCTATTACGCGTCAGGTGAAAGCACAGACCGTTTGGATAAGTTACCGCAATCCGAGCTCGTCAAAGATAAAGGATTCGATATCCTCTATTTCACGGAAGAAATTGATGAGTTTGCGATTCAAATGCTTCTCAACTATGACGGAAAAGAGTTTAAGTCCGTCACGAGCAGTGACCTTGGCATCGAGCAGACGGAACAGGCGGAAACGACCGAGACACAAGTCGAGATGTTTAAAGCGATGCAGGAGGTACTCGCGGGAAAAGTCAAAGAAGTCAAAGCCTCGACCCGCTTAAAATCACATCCGGTCTGCTTTGCAACGGATGGTGCGGTCTCAATCGAAATGGAGAAAATCCTCAAAGCGATGCCAAATAACCAGGACATCGCAGCCGTCAAAATCCTGGAATTGAATACATCGCATGATGTGTTCCAGGCAATTGAGACGGCTTATGCAGAAGACCGTCCGAAATTCGAACGGTACACGAAGTTGATGTATCAACAAGCCTTGTTGATGGAAGGTTTACCGATTGAAGACCCGGTTGCGTTTGCGAACGAAGTCTGCGCATTGATGGTCTGA
- the mmuM gene encoding homocysteine S-methyltransferase produces the protein MSKNNNPVEELLKKQPYILLDGALATELERHGSNLDDPLWSARVLLEEPEQIHRVHADYFKIGADCAITSSYQASVTGFGSRGIKEGEAVELIKQTVYLAQQARAETGQAADHALIAGSIGPYGAYLSDGSEYVGHYGVDDAQLEAFHRPRLEALSEAGADVLAFETIPSLQEAKVLFRLLEEFPEQSAWLAFSLRDATHISEGTPLSECIEALGEHPQLAAIGANCFPASIATEFIMTLKQLTDVPIIVYPNSGEQYDPVSKTWSGEAVCTAFEDIAPEWYAAGARLIGGCCRTTPEQIERIQQKVTIA, from the coding sequence ATGTCAAAGAACAACAATCCAGTTGAGGAATTATTAAAAAAACAGCCTTATATTTTATTGGACGGAGCATTAGCGACGGAACTCGAGCGTCACGGGAGTAATCTCGACGACCCGCTGTGGTCGGCACGGGTTCTGCTTGAAGAACCGGAACAGATTCACCGGGTCCATGCGGATTATTTTAAGATTGGAGCAGATTGTGCCATTACGTCGAGTTATCAAGCAAGTGTCACCGGATTCGGCAGTCGGGGAATTAAAGAAGGGGAAGCGGTTGAACTGATCAAACAAACGGTGTACTTGGCACAACAGGCGCGTGCGGAAACCGGACAGGCAGCGGATCACGCTCTGATTGCAGGATCGATTGGTCCTTATGGTGCCTACTTATCGGACGGATCTGAGTATGTCGGTCATTACGGAGTCGACGATGCGCAGCTCGAAGCATTTCACCGTCCACGGCTTGAAGCGTTGAGTGAAGCAGGGGCGGACGTGTTAGCATTTGAGACGATTCCGTCCTTGCAGGAAGCAAAAGTGCTGTTCCGACTGCTCGAAGAATTTCCGGAACAATCGGCCTGGCTCGCTTTTTCCCTGCGTGACGCAACACATATCAGTGAAGGAACGCCGTTAAGTGAGTGTATCGAGGCGTTAGGGGAGCATCCACAACTGGCAGCAATCGGCGCAAACTGTTTTCCGGCATCGATTGCGACGGAGTTCATCATGACATTAAAACAACTGACCGATGTGCCGATCATCGTTTATCCGAATTCCGGTGAACAGTATGATCCGGTCAGCAAGACCTGGTCCGGTGAAGCGGTCTGCACGGCGTTTGAAGACATTGCCCCGGAGTGGTATGCGGCAGGTGCCCGGTTGATTGGCGGATGTTGTCGCACGACACCGGAGCAGATTGAGCGGATTCAACAGAAGGTGACAATTGCTTAA
- a CDS encoding SDR family oxidoreductase, giving the protein MKRLENKVAVITGSATGIGQATALVFAEQGATVVCADVNLEKVQGTVEQIEQAGGKAEAVHVDVSQVDSVKQLADHLQSTYGTVDVLFNNAGIDQQGGKVHEYPIELFDQIIAVDLRGTFLTSKFVIPLMLKNGGSIINTSSMSGRAADLNRSGYNAAKGGIANFTRAMAIDYARDGIRVNSLSPGTIETPLIDTLVGGKEEEQGKQFRDANAWITPLGRLGKPREMATVALFLASDDSSYVTGEDITADGGIMAYTWPGEMLIDDKWKTDAE; this is encoded by the coding sequence ATGAAACGACTTGAAAACAAAGTAGCCGTCATTACCGGCTCAGCCACAGGAATCGGTCAAGCGACAGCACTTGTCTTTGCAGAACAAGGAGCGACCGTCGTCTGTGCGGACGTCAATCTTGAAAAAGTACAAGGAACTGTTGAACAAATTGAGCAAGCAGGCGGAAAAGCAGAAGCAGTTCATGTCGATGTCTCACAAGTCGACAGCGTGAAGCAACTCGCAGACCACCTACAATCTACATACGGAACGGTTGATGTTCTGTTCAACAATGCCGGGATTGACCAACAAGGCGGGAAAGTCCATGAATATCCAATCGAACTGTTTGATCAAATCATTGCAGTCGATTTACGCGGGACGTTCTTAACGAGTAAATTCGTCATTCCATTGATGCTGAAAAACGGCGGATCGATCATCAATACATCATCGATGTCGGGACGTGCAGCCGATTTGAATCGTTCAGGCTACAACGCGGCAAAAGGCGGTATCGCCAACTTCACACGCGCGATGGCGATTGATTATGCCCGCGACGGCATCCGCGTCAACTCGCTTTCACCGGGAACGATCGAAACACCGCTCATCGATACGCTTGTTGGCGGAAAAGAAGAAGAACAAGGAAAACAGTTCCGCGACGCCAATGCTTGGATTACACCACTCGGGCGTCTCGGTAAACCGCGTGAGATGGCGACGGTTGCCCTGTTCCTGGCGTCAGATGACAGTTCTTACGTCACGGGTGAAGACATCACGGCTGACGGCGGCATCATGGCCTATACGTGGCCGGGTGAAATGTTAATCGACGACAAATGGAAAACAGACGCGGAATAA
- a CDS encoding DUF1801 domain-containing protein: protein MTNQQKTLPTDQSVDGFLNTITPLSKRTDCEQLRQIFEEMTGYPAVMWGDTMIGFGHYHYRYSSGHEGDSFLVGFSPRKANISLYFATGPEREQFLVRLGKHKSGKSCVYINKLADVDLLVLRELIVHSVAFLETTYPKP, encoded by the coding sequence ATGACTAATCAGCAAAAGACGTTACCGACGGATCAAAGCGTCGATGGCTTTTTGAATACGATCACACCATTGTCAAAACGGACAGACTGCGAGCAATTACGACAGATTTTTGAAGAGATGACCGGGTATCCGGCCGTTATGTGGGGGGACACGATGATCGGATTTGGTCACTATCATTATCGGTATTCTTCCGGACATGAAGGCGATTCATTTCTTGTCGGATTCTCGCCCCGCAAAGCGAACATCAGTCTATACTTCGCAACAGGTCCGGAGCGCGAGCAGTTCCTGGTGCGTCTCGGTAAACACAAGAGCGGAAAAAGCTGTGTCTATATCAATAAACTAGCAGATGTCGACCTGCTTGTCTTAAGGGAACTGATCGTCCATTCCGTCGCTTTTCTGGAAACGACGTATCCAAAACCCTGA
- a CDS encoding CBS domain-containing protein: MKAYQSMKETVITVNEEDTIRTVVERFITSGISGVPVVNGQQEVVGYISDGDIMRAIGKHKDIIVDTFLYVDVIKGDDENYEERVRQILTRPVMDMARRKVVTATTETEMEEIAATLGSKRIKKLPILKDGKLVGIISRGDVIRHSFKQFI, from the coding sequence ATGAAAGCTTATCAATCGATGAAAGAAACCGTCATTACAGTCAATGAAGAGGATACGATCCGGACGGTAGTGGAACGTTTTATCACTTCCGGTATCAGTGGAGTCCCGGTCGTCAACGGCCAGCAGGAAGTCGTCGGCTATATCAGTGACGGGGATATCATGCGGGCTATCGGCAAACATAAAGACATCATTGTCGATACGTTTTTATATGTCGATGTCATCAAAGGCGATGACGAAAACTATGAAGAGCGTGTCCGTCAGATCCTGACACGTCCCGTCATGGACATGGCACGCCGAAAAGTCGTGACGGCGACGACAGAAACAGAAATGGAAGAAATTGCGGCTACGCTCGGTTCAAAACGAATTAAAAAATTACCGATTCTAAAAGACGGCAAGCTCGTCGGAATCATCAGTCGCGGTGACGTCATCCGTCACTCCTTTAAACAGTTTATTTAA
- a CDS encoding MarR family winged helix-turn-helix transcriptional regulator gives MSNQSLETIELELAILIRRLTTATADNRNLDRASYLLLRQLSDSGQVGVKTLARELQLDVSTVSRQAAALDQKKLVEKIKDPTDGRAFFYNITDYGQQELEIYRTARLTSIERLVNDWPDEDAESFGRLLKQFNQALRER, from the coding sequence ATGTCGAATCAATCCCTGGAAACAATCGAACTGGAACTGGCGATTCTTATTCGTCGTCTAACGACGGCGACGGCGGATAATCGGAACTTGGACCGTGCTTCCTATTTACTCTTACGCCAGTTATCGGATTCTGGTCAAGTCGGTGTCAAAACCCTTGCCCGTGAGTTACAACTTGACGTCTCGACCGTCAGCCGGCAAGCGGCTGCGCTCGATCAGAAAAAATTAGTTGAAAAAATAAAAGACCCGACAGACGGCCGGGCCTTCTTTTACAACATCACAGATTACGGTCAACAGGAGCTCGAGATTTACCGGACGGCCCGTTTAACGAGTATCGAACGACTAGTAAACGACTGGCCGGATGAAGATGCCGAATCATTTGGCCGATTGCTGAAACAATTTAACCAAGCATTACGGGAACGGTGA
- a CDS encoding MFS transporter encodes MALAEKTTTLAPETVLSESKHGLLHQPIAVWAVFFASITAFMGMGLVNPVLPTIAENLEASKSEVTLLFTSYNAVMAFAMLITGAISSRIGQKGTLMLGIAVIATVAGFASQADSIWTLVALRGGWGLGNALFVATALAAIVSLSSGGTAKAIILYEAAVGLGISIGPLLGGTLGSITWRAPFMGVATIMVIAFLVLLFLMPKPVATATPAKKISLIAPFQAMKHRSLLTLGIVAALYNVGFFTIMAYAPFVMKLPAKGLGFVFLGWGMLLALTSVLTAPKLKQWLGTIKAMVLMLLLFAVLLLLMGIFTETPAVVIVCVILAGAVLGNNNTLITTAVMDAAPVERSTASAAYSFLRFLGAAIAPFMAGKLAEIYNANLPFYVGSAFVLLSVVIIGVNLKHIRHIDTADSGH; translated from the coding sequence ATGGCTCTTGCTGAAAAAACAACGACACTTGCGCCTGAGACAGTTTTATCGGAAAGCAAACATGGTTTACTGCACCAACCGATCGCTGTTTGGGCGGTATTCTTTGCCAGTATCACGGCATTCATGGGAATGGGACTCGTCAATCCGGTCCTACCGACGATTGCCGAAAACCTTGAAGCATCAAAAAGTGAAGTTACGCTACTATTTACAAGCTATAACGCCGTCATGGCATTTGCGATGCTGATTACCGGCGCGATTTCTTCACGGATTGGTCAAAAGGGGACATTGATGCTCGGGATTGCGGTTATCGCAACCGTTGCCGGTTTTGCGTCACAGGCCGACAGTATTTGGACACTTGTCGCGTTACGCGGCGGTTGGGGACTCGGAAATGCACTGTTCGTCGCAACAGCGCTCGCAGCGATCGTTTCCCTGTCATCCGGCGGAACAGCGAAAGCAATCATCTTATATGAAGCAGCAGTCGGTCTCGGGATTTCAATCGGTCCACTGCTCGGTGGAACACTCGGTTCGATCACATGGCGCGCGCCTTTCATGGGTGTTGCGACGATCATGGTCATCGCGTTCCTCGTTTTATTATTCCTAATGCCAAAACCGGTCGCAACGGCGACGCCTGCAAAAAAGATTTCGTTGATTGCACCGTTCCAGGCCATGAAACACCGGTCTTTACTGACACTTGGAATCGTTGCAGCCTTGTATAACGTCGGCTTCTTTACGATCATGGCCTATGCACCGTTCGTCATGAAATTACCGGCAAAAGGACTAGGCTTCGTCTTCCTCGGTTGGGGGATGTTGCTTGCTCTGACATCCGTTTTAACAGCGCCAAAATTAAAACAATGGCTCGGAACAATCAAAGCAATGGTACTGATGCTGCTCTTGTTCGCCGTCTTATTGTTATTAATGGGGATCTTTACCGAAACACCAGCTGTCGTCATCGTCTGTGTTATTCTTGCCGGGGCAGTGCTCGGGAATAACAATACGTTGATTACGACGGCAGTGATGGATGCAGCACCGGTCGAACGTTCGACGGCATCCGCTGCATACAGTTTCTTACGTTTTCTCGGGGCAGCCATCGCGCCATTCATGGCCGGTAAATTGGCTGAAATCTATAATGCTAACCTGCCGTTTTATGTCGGCAGTGCGTTCGTCTTACTGTCTGTCGTCATCATCGGGGTCAATCTCAAACACATTCGTCACATCGACACAGCAGATAGTGGACATTGA
- a CDS encoding uracil-DNA glycosylase family protein, which translates to MLNSLSIFEQAIRALPIDRSLTRQDLFIDGFLLQQEQELSVYYSPIGEYINRSAKIVFIGITPGFEQMRLAYEEAADAFHHGATIEETSKLVKYSASFAGPMRRNLTAMLDELELHRLLNIASTATLFHTNQELLHTTSILRHPVFYRDKNYTGHQPKIDRTPLLQHYAYEHFAAELNQLTAPVILVPFGRVVESTVRTLLHQGRIKKHTVLFGFPHPSGANGHRKRQFEENKDYLMKQLSSYFGS; encoded by the coding sequence ATGCTGAATTCATTATCGATTTTTGAACAGGCCATCCGGGCCTTACCGATTGATCGATCCTTGACGCGCCAGGACTTGTTCATAGACGGTTTCCTATTACAACAGGAGCAGGAATTATCCGTTTACTATTCACCGATCGGAGAATATATCAATCGCTCTGCCAAAATAGTCTTCATTGGTATCACACCAGGATTTGAACAGATGCGGCTTGCTTATGAAGAAGCGGCTGATGCCTTCCACCATGGTGCCACAATCGAAGAAACATCAAAACTCGTCAAATACAGTGCCAGTTTCGCCGGTCCCATGCGGCGTAATTTGACAGCGATGTTAGATGAACTTGAACTACATCGTCTGCTGAATATTGCTTCAACCGCCACGTTATTTCATACAAATCAGGAACTGTTGCACACCACTTCAATTCTGAGACATCCTGTTTTTTACCGGGATAAAAACTATACGGGACATCAACCAAAAATTGACCGGACACCGCTGTTGCAACATTACGCTTATGAGCATTTCGCAGCGGAATTGAATCAGTTAACCGCCCCTGTCATTCTTGTCCCATTCGGACGTGTCGTCGAGTCAACTGTCCGGACATTGCTTCATCAGGGACGGATCAAAAAACATACCGTATTGTTCGGTTTCCCGCATCCTTCTGGTGCAAATGGACATCGGAAGCGACAGTTTGAAGAAAATAAAGATTATTTGATGAAGCAGTTGTCCTCCTATTTCGGTAGCTAA
- a CDS encoding methyltransferase: MNEKEYEERLRIETIDIQHLYNAFSHYNRYEPTPYAALEELCAVYPFDYTDTVIDFGCGKGRLNFYLHDRFDCSVIGVEMNGQFYEDALMNQVTYMKKMKRRRGSIRFEHTYAEAYPIPDDVTKCYFFNPFSVQIFMKVVDQILASVERHPRPVDLILYYPADEYRYYLENQTIFEQVEEVRLKELFEKNHDERFVIYRVDLSQEVPKRV, translated from the coding sequence ATGAATGAAAAAGAGTACGAAGAACGGTTACGCATCGAGACGATTGATATTCAGCACCTTTACAATGCGTTCAGCCATTACAACCGGTATGAACCGACACCTTATGCGGCGCTAGAAGAATTGTGTGCTGTCTATCCATTCGATTATACGGATACGGTAATTGATTTTGGATGCGGAAAAGGGCGATTGAACTTTTATCTGCATGACCGGTTTGATTGTTCCGTCATCGGTGTTGAGATGAACGGACAATTTTATGAAGATGCCCTTATGAATCAAGTCACCTACATGAAAAAGATGAAGAGACGGCGGGGAAGTATCCGTTTTGAACATACGTATGCGGAAGCCTATCCGATTCCGGATGATGTCACGAAATGTTACTTTTTTAATCCGTTTTCCGTCCAGATCTTTATGAAGGTCGTTGATCAAATCTTAGCATCCGTTGAACGGCATCCGCGTCCGGTGGATTTGATTCTCTATTACCCGGCAGACGAATACCGATATTATTTAGAGAATCAAACGATTTTTGAACAGGTGGAAGAAGTCCGTCTGAAAGAACTTTTTGAAAAAAATCATGACGAACGATTCGTGATTTATCGGGTGGATCTGTCCCAAGAAGTACCAAAACGGGTATAA
- a CDS encoding heme oxygenase translates to MIVVTNRIKVKKGMAAALAPRFTRPSGLDTMEGFVRVEVLLTQGLDEHDEMNVNMYWEDMKHFEAWRNSDDFKASHKRPEQKDGKQEESPMLGSEIITYEVASVKERTSS, encoded by the coding sequence ATGATCGTCGTTACGAATCGGATTAAAGTCAAAAAAGGAATGGCAGCAGCACTCGCACCACGTTTCACTCGTCCAAGTGGTCTTGATACGATGGAGGGGTTTGTCCGTGTCGAGGTTCTCTTGACGCAAGGACTCGACGAACATGATGAAATGAACGTCAACATGTACTGGGAAGACATGAAGCATTTTGAAGCTTGGCGCAACAGCGATGACTTTAAAGCTTCTCACAAACGTCCGGAACAAAAAGACGGTAAACAAGAGGAATCACCGATGCTCGGCAGTGAAATCATCACGTATGAAGTAGCTTCTGTCAAAGAACGCACTTCTTCATAA
- a CDS encoding ArgE/DapE family deacylase: MLTEPITYLQRCLQIPSTNPLDGEENVATYVYELLTSHGIKTDWIEVSPKRICLVATIQAGASATHPKTIGFSGHLDTVPVKISEWTKDPFGGAIEEGRIYGRGASDMKSGVMAMVSMMIELNQRDDLPNHLKLLITSDEENGMTGARHLTERGDADDLDALLITEPTSGYLGYAQKGVVGVEVSCTGKSAHSSSPQLGKNAIDDLYRVIREVKSDRFTITNHSHPDLGPVVASITSITGGEGPNVIPSRAAFYMDIRTIPGFGREQVLQALEEVNQRLRQQDDSFSMEVTVIKDIPSCETDRNNPFLKIVADTMESIRQQPTQRVAIPGGTDGAMFSQAARSFPIAVASFHDFRLAHQIDESIPLSEYAETIELCMRLALHSYD, translated from the coding sequence ATGCTTACAGAACCGATTACTTATTTGCAACGCTGTTTACAAATCCCAAGTACCAATCCACTCGACGGGGAAGAGAACGTCGCAACCTATGTCTATGAGTTATTGACATCCCACGGCATCAAAACCGACTGGATTGAAGTATCACCGAAACGGATTTGTCTCGTCGCCACGATTCAAGCCGGTGCTTCCGCCACTCATCCGAAAACGATTGGTTTCTCCGGTCACCTGGATACGGTGCCGGTTAAAATTAGTGAATGGACAAAAGATCCGTTCGGCGGTGCAATCGAGGAGGGACGGATTTACGGACGCGGTGCTTCCGACATGAAGTCCGGCGTCATGGCGATGGTCAGTATGATGATTGAATTAAATCAACGCGATGACTTGCCGAACCATCTGAAATTGTTGATTACATCCGATGAAGAAAACGGCATGACCGGAGCCCGCCATTTAACGGAACGTGGTGACGCCGATGATTTAGACGCCCTCTTGATCACGGAACCAACGAGCGGTTATCTCGGCTATGCCCAAAAAGGTGTCGTCGGTGTTGAGGTATCGTGTACGGGAAAAAGTGCTCACAGCTCTTCGCCCCAACTTGGTAAAAATGCCATCGATGATTTATATCGGGTTATCCGCGAAGTGAAATCCGACCGATTTACAATCACCAATCACAGTCACCCGGACCTTGGTCCGGTCGTCGCTTCCATCACATCAATCACAGGCGGTGAAGGACCAAACGTCATTCCGAGCCGGGCTGCATTTTATATGGACATCCGGACGATTCCGGGATTCGGACGGGAGCAGGTCTTGCAGGCGCTCGAAGAAGTCAACCAACGCCTGCGTCAACAGGACGACAGCTTCTCGATGGAAGTCACGGTCATCAAGGACATCCCCTCCTGTGAGACGGACCGGAACAATCCGTTCTTAAAAATTGTCGCGGACACGATGGAATCAATCCGACAGCAGCCGACACAGCGCGTCGCGATTCCTGGCGGGACAGACGGTGCCATGTTCAGCCAGGCGGCACGAAGCTTCCCGATCGCGGTGGCTTCGTTCCACGATTTCCGGCTGGCCCATCAAATCGATGAGTCGATTCCCCTGTCGGAATATGCGGAAACGATCGAGTTGTGTATGCGCCTTGCACTACATTCCTATGACTGA
- a CDS encoding amino acid permease, whose translation MKEGTFRRKMESRHIVMLSLGGVIGTGLFLSTGYTLEQAGRVGTILSYLVGALAVYLVMLCLGELAVHMPETGAFHSYATKYIGSGTGYTVAWLYWLTWTVALGSEFTAAGLLMQRWFPDVPVWLFSALFVVMILGINVLTVRLFAEVEFWFSAVKVLTILVFIVLGTAAIVGFLPLVDGSQAPMLAPLTEGGLFPNGAFAILMTMLAVNFAYSGTELIGIAAGEAVDPKRTVPLAIRTTVFRLVLFFVGTIIVLAILLPNDSKGVLESPFVAVFERIGLPFAADIMNFVILTAILSAANSGLYAASRMLWSLSDQRMITPFFSKLNASGVPTRAVLFSMIGGLLALFSSVYAPGSVYIALVSISGLAVVVVWMSISASQFMFRKRYLQEGHDVSDLVYRTPWYPFVPILSFLMCLASLIGIAFDPTQRVALYFGVPFIAVCYIIHHLTKTSWKRSVEDVKEQQSS comes from the coding sequence ATGAAAGAAGGAACGTTTCGTCGGAAAATGGAATCCCGGCATATCGTCATGCTGTCACTTGGCGGTGTCATCGGGACGGGATTATTTTTAAGTACAGGTTATACGCTGGAGCAGGCGGGGCGTGTCGGAACGATTTTATCGTACTTGGTCGGAGCACTGGCCGTTTATCTCGTCATGCTGTGTTTGGGAGAGTTAGCAGTACATATGCCGGAAACTGGCGCCTTTCATAGTTATGCGACGAAGTACATCGGATCCGGAACCGGTTATACGGTGGCATGGCTCTATTGGTTGACGTGGACGGTCGCCCTCGGGTCGGAATTCACGGCAGCCGGCTTGTTGATGCAACGCTGGTTCCCGGACGTTCCGGTCTGGCTGTTCAGCGCGCTATTCGTCGTTATGATTTTAGGAATCAATGTCTTGACGGTTCGGTTGTTCGCAGAAGTCGAATTTTGGTTTTCCGCCGTCAAGGTGCTGACGATTTTAGTGTTCATCGTCCTGGGGACAGCGGCGATCGTCGGATTTTTACCACTTGTCGATGGATCGCAGGCTCCGATGCTTGCTCCTTTGACGGAGGGTGGACTGTTTCCAAACGGAGCATTCGCCATCCTGATGACCATGCTCGCCGTCAACTTTGCCTATTCCGGAACAGAGTTGATCGGGATTGCGGCAGGTGAAGCCGTTGATCCGAAACGAACGGTGCCGCTGGCCATTCGAACGACTGTCTTCCGGCTCGTGCTATTTTTTGTCGGAACGATCATCGTTCTTGCGATTCTGTTACCGAATGATTCAAAAGGAGTGCTTGAAAGTCCGTTTGTTGCCGTGTTTGAACGGATCGGTCTTCCGTTTGCAGCCGACATCATGAACTTCGTCATCCTGACGGCGATTTTGTCGGCAGCGAACTCCGGTCTGTATGCCGCATCACGGATGCTCTGGTCTTTATCCGATCAACGGATGATTACGCCGTTCTTTTCTAAATTAAATGCAAGCGGAGTCCCGACACGTGCCGTTCTCTTCAGTATGATCGGCGGTCTGCTTGCCCTGTTTTCCAGTGTCTATGCCCCGGGTTCCGTCTACATCGCGCTCGTCTCAATCTCGGGACTGGCAGTCGTCGTCGTCTGGATGAGCATCAGTGCCTCACAGTTCATGTTCCGCAAACGGTATCTGCAAGAGGGACATGATGTCAGCGATTTGGTCTACCGGACACCGTGGTATCCGTTTGTACCGATTTTATCCTTTTTGATGTGCCTGGCTTCTTTAATCGGCATCGCCTTTGATCCGACGCAACGGGTCGCCCTTTATTTTGGTGTTCCTTTTATCGCAGTCTGTTACATCATTCATCATCTAACGAAAACATCATGGAAACGGAGTGTGGAAGATGTCAAAGAACAACAATCCAGTTGA